In Agromyces sp. Leaf222, the genomic window GGCTGACGCCGCTCGAGGACTCCTTCAACATCAACAACGTCGCGCTCGTGAACGGCGGGCCGCAGACGCTCGGACTCCGCGAGCTGCTGCAGGTCTACGTCGAACACCGCATCTCGGTCGTCACGCGCCGCTCGCAGTACCGCCTCGCGCGCCGGCAGGAGCGCCTGCACCTCGTCGACGGCCTGCTGATCGCGATCCTCGACATCGACGAGGTCATCCAGGTGATCCGATCGAGCGACGACACGGCCGCCGCCCGTAGCCGGCTCATGGAGGTCTTCGACCTCAGCCTCGTGCAGACCGACTACATCCTCGAGCTGCAACTGCGCCGGCTCACGAAGTTCTCGCGCATCGAGCTCGAGGCCGAGCGCGACAAGCTGCGCGCCGAGATCGCCGAGCTCGAGACGCTGTTGGCCAGCCGACACCGCATCGAGGCGCTCGTCTCCGACGAGCTCGCCGAGATCGCCGAGAAGTACGGCACGCCGCGCCGCACCCTCCTCACCGATGCGCGCCCGATCGCCACTGGTGCGGCGGCGAAGCGCGCCGCAGCGATCCTCGAGCTCGCCGACGTCCCCTGCCGGGTGTTCCTCTCGGTCACCGGCCGCATCGCGCGCGTCGACCTCGCCGCGACCGAGAACGGCGCACCGACGATCACCGTGCCCTCCCGCCGCAGCAAGCACGACGCGATCCTCTCGACGCTCGAGACCTCGACCCGTTCCGAGATCGGCGCCGTCACGAACCTCGGTCGGCTCATCCGCTTCACGCCCGTCGACGTGCCGATGCTGCCGCCCACCTCGGTGCAGCTCGGTGCCGGCGTGAGGATCGGCGACTACCTCTCGCTCCCCAACCGCGATGAGAAGGTGCTCGCGCTCGTCTCGCTCACCTCGCAGCGCTCGATCGCGCTCGGCACGAAGCAGGGCATCGTCAAGCGCGTCTCGACCGGCGCCTACCCCAACAAGCCCGAGTTCGAGGTCATCGGCCTCAGGGCCGGCGACGAGGTCGTCGGCGCGGTGCAGGGCGACGAGGGCGACGAACTCGTGTTCGTCGCCTCCGACGCGCAACTGCTGCACTTCCCGGCGGCGACCGTTCGCCCGCAGGGATGCCCCGCCGGTGGAATGGCCGGCATGAAGCTCAGCGCGGGCGCCCATGCGATCCACTTCACGAGCCTGCCCGCCGATCAGCTCGACTCGACCGTCGTCGTCACGATCGCGGCCAGCAACGAGACCCTGCTCGGCGTCG contains:
- a CDS encoding DNA topoisomerase (ATP-hydrolyzing) subunit A; protein product: MTRAKNPPAVEPIVERIEDVDVATEMQGSFLEYAYSVIYSRALPDARDGLKPVQRRILFGMNEMGLRPDRGHVKSSRVVGEVMGKYHPHGDTAIYDTLVRMAQAFTLRVPLVDGHGNFGSLDDGPAASRYTEARLTAAAIAMNDGLDEDVVDFVPNYDNQFMQPAVLPAAYPNLLVNGASGIAVGMATNMAPHNLIEVVAAARHLIANPDATLDDLMEFVPAPDLPSGGTIVGLAGIRDAYATGRGSFKTRAKVRIEPITARKTGLVVTELPYLVGPEKVIEKIKDGVNAKKISGISDVTDLTDRTNGLRLVIGIKTGFSPDAVLEQLYRLTPLEDSFNINNVALVNGGPQTLGLRELLQVYVEHRISVVTRRSQYRLARRQERLHLVDGLLIAILDIDEVIQVIRSSDDTAAARSRLMEVFDLSLVQTDYILELQLRRLTKFSRIELEAERDKLRAEIAELETLLASRHRIEALVSDELAEIAEKYGTPRRTLLTDARPIATGAAAKRAAAILELADVPCRVFLSVTGRIARVDLAATENGAPTITVPSRRSKHDAILSTLETSTRSEIGAVTNLGRLIRFTPVDVPMLPPTSVQLGAGVRIGDYLSLPNRDEKVLALVSLTSQRSIALGTKQGIVKRVSTGAYPNKPEFEVIGLRAGDEVVGAVQGDEGDELVFVASDAQLLHFPAATVRPQGCPAGGMAGMKLSAGAHAIHFTSLPADQLDSTVVVTIAASNETLLGVDTGSAKMSEFAEFPGKGRATGGVRAQRFLKGEDALHLAWVGPSPALAVAADGAARQLPDPGAKRDASGQPLEAHVASVGTRIA